Proteins co-encoded in one Planctomycetota bacterium genomic window:
- a CDS encoding helix-turn-helix domain-containing protein has protein sequence MTDSSPPREPVASAAPERGRRCRTLLERPGAYVVQQMTYDAGTRHARHAHEDSSVFVVVRGRVEERAGPRTIECVEGGSGVIPAGAEHASVFAATTVRTVSVVFHEAWLSRTLGEDPGAAHPAYIPAGRAWARALALLAAPARARECGVLAADECVASLLVMHAPTSGERVRPEAPPAWIRGVTDLLRAANTPPALHEIADAVGRHPAHVCRAFRDAMGCSMSAYVQLARVERAAELLRRSNGGLAEVALASGFYDQSHFTREFRRVTGSTPRRFRESVR, from the coding sequence ATGACCGATTCCTCGCCGCCGCGCGAGCCAGTGGCGTCCGCAGCGCCCGAGCGGGGGCGGCGGTGCCGCACGCTTTTGGAACGCCCCGGCGCGTATGTCGTCCAGCAGATGACGTACGACGCGGGCACGCGGCATGCGCGCCACGCGCACGAAGACTCGAGCGTGTTTGTCGTTGTCCGCGGGCGCGTGGAAGAGCGCGCCGGCCCGCGGACCATCGAGTGCGTCGAGGGCGGGTCGGGCGTCATCCCCGCGGGGGCGGAGCACGCGAGCGTCTTCGCCGCGACGACGGTCCGCACCGTGAGCGTCGTGTTTCATGAGGCGTGGCTGTCGCGGACACTTGGCGAGGATCCCGGTGCCGCGCACCCCGCGTACATCCCCGCGGGGCGCGCGTGGGCCCGGGCGCTGGCGCTGCTGGCCGCACCCGCCCGGGCGCGCGAGTGCGGCGTGCTGGCGGCGGACGAATGCGTCGCCTCGCTGCTCGTGATGCACGCCCCGACATCCGGCGAGCGTGTGCGCCCGGAGGCCCCGCCCGCGTGGATCCGCGGCGTCACCGACCTGCTGCGCGCCGCGAACACGCCGCCGGCGCTGCACGAGATCGCCGACGCCGTGGGGCGGCATCCCGCGCACGTCTGCCGCGCCTTCCGAGATGCCATGGGCTGCTCGATGTCGGCGTACGTGCAACTGGCGCGGGTCGAGCGGGCGGCGGAGCTGCTGCGCCGGTCGAACGGGGGACTGGCGGAGGTCGCGCTGGCGTCGGGCTTCTATGACCAGTCGCACTTCACGCGCGAGTTCCGGCGCGTGACGGGCAGCACCCCACGGCGGTTCCGCGAATCGGTGCGCTAA
- a CDS encoding PDZ domain-containing protein: MRIARRRQVGIAWSGFVAPALGPVAALCLLAPAAWAQGGGGRGAGTPAAIDAAPPELRQEIDRARDRVFPALVNIQVVSVSYWGGKEQKGASTGSGTIISRDGLIVTNQHVTDDGRTFRVTLSDKREVTATLVGEDRMTDLAVLRVDVADLKGTPLPGVAEWGNSDELKVGDYVMAMGAPYGLSRSVTLGIVSNTERVFASLSGDDIADQEFDFDTSSDVFTRWIQHDALILPGNSGGPLVNLRGEIVGVNTRGGSGLGFANPSNFARQVAQEIIEKGRVTRSSIGAAFKSVRRAGYDEGVLLNSVDADGAAAKAGLKAGDVLLTMDGKPLNARFAEEIPLVLRAIAEKPVGTPVEFTYRRGEETGTVSVTTEELLRERGDETALRLFGISVAEVTPRMVRARRLTDGKGAMVLGVRGGGPAENAEPAMQRGDVIRSVNGTPIDTLRDLVDLYREMAKQDPLPEFVTVEFDRAGKNNLTLLEPRPDKREDPPRELPKAWIGVATQPVLRDLAKQIGLGDTTGFRVTRVYPGTVAAEAGLKVGDVITSLNGDRLNPRSIQDSGMFQRQVRRMSSGQEVALGVIRGTQTLDLKMTLERTRLAPEEALRDENRDFELSVRELTFFDRDDNRWEDSVQGVLVENVERAGWAGLAGLFPGDLIQRIDSMPVTDIASYRKAMEDVSERQPERVTIVVLRGLRTQFMFAEPEWKPVIQTETGAEKE; encoded by the coding sequence ATGCGCATCGCACGGCGTCGGCAGGTCGGAATCGCGTGGTCCGGGTTCGTCGCGCCCGCGCTGGGCCCGGTGGCGGCGCTGTGCCTGCTCGCGCCCGCGGCGTGGGCGCAGGGCGGGGGCGGGCGGGGCGCCGGGACGCCCGCGGCCATCGACGCCGCCCCGCCGGAACTGCGCCAGGAGATCGACCGTGCGCGCGACCGTGTCTTCCCCGCGCTGGTGAACATCCAGGTGGTGAGCGTGTCGTACTGGGGGGGCAAGGAGCAGAAGGGCGCGAGCACCGGAAGCGGGACGATCATCTCTCGCGACGGGCTGATCGTCACCAACCAGCACGTGACCGACGACGGACGGACGTTCCGCGTGACGCTCTCCGACAAGCGCGAGGTGACGGCGACGCTCGTGGGCGAAGACCGCATGACGGACCTCGCGGTGCTGCGCGTCGATGTCGCGGACCTCAAGGGCACGCCCCTGCCGGGCGTGGCCGAGTGGGGGAACTCCGACGAACTGAAGGTGGGCGACTACGTGATGGCGATGGGCGCGCCGTACGGGCTGTCGCGCTCGGTGACGCTGGGGATCGTCTCGAACACCGAGCGCGTCTTCGCGTCGCTCTCGGGCGATGACATCGCCGACCAGGAGTTTGATTTCGACACGTCGAGCGACGTGTTCACGCGGTGGATCCAGCACGACGCGCTGATCCTGCCCGGGAACAGCGGCGGGCCGCTGGTGAACCTGCGGGGCGAGATCGTCGGCGTAAACACCCGGGGCGGGTCGGGCCTGGGCTTCGCGAACCCGTCGAACTTTGCACGCCAGGTGGCGCAGGAGATCATCGAGAAGGGGCGCGTGACGCGCAGCTCGATCGGGGCGGCGTTCAAGAGCGTGCGCCGGGCGGGGTACGACGAGGGCGTGCTGCTGAACAGCGTGGACGCGGACGGGGCGGCGGCGAAGGCCGGGCTCAAGGCCGGCGACGTGCTGCTGACGATGGACGGCAAGCCCCTGAACGCGCGGTTCGCCGAGGAGATCCCGCTCGTGCTGCGGGCCATCGCCGAGAAGCCGGTGGGCACGCCCGTGGAGTTCACGTACCGCCGGGGTGAGGAGACCGGCACGGTCAGCGTGACGACGGAGGAACTGCTGCGCGAGCGGGGCGACGAGACGGCGCTGCGCCTGTTCGGAATCTCCGTCGCCGAGGTGACGCCCCGGATGGTGCGCGCCCGGCGCCTGACCGACGGCAAGGGCGCGATGGTGCTGGGGGTGCGAGGGGGCGGGCCCGCGGAGAACGCCGAGCCCGCGATGCAGCGTGGCGACGTCATCCGCAGCGTGAACGGGACGCCGATCGACACGCTCCGCGACCTGGTCGACCTGTACCGCGAGATGGCCAAGCAGGACCCGCTGCCGGAGTTCGTGACGGTGGAGTTCGACCGCGCGGGCAAGAACAACCTGACGCTGCTCGAGCCCCGCCCCGACAAGCGCGAGGACCCGCCCCGCGAGCTGCCCAAGGCGTGGATCGGCGTCGCGACCCAGCCGGTGCTGCGCGACCTGGCCAAGCAGATCGGGCTGGGCGACACGACCGGCTTCCGCGTGACGCGGGTGTACCCCGGCACCGTGGCGGCCGAGGCCGGGCTCAAGGTGGGGGACGTCATCACCAGCCTCAACGGCGATCGTCTGAACCCCCGGAGCATCCAGGACTCGGGCATGTTCCAGCGCCAGGTCCGGCGCATGTCGTCCGGGCAGGAGGTCGCGCTGGGCGTCATCCGCGGCACGCAGACGCTGGACCTCAAGATGACCCTGGAGCGCACGCGCCTGGCGCCCGAGGAAGCGCTGCGCGACGAGAACCGCGACTTCGAACTCTCGGTGCGCGAGCTCACGTTCTTCGACCGTGACGACAACCGATGGGAAGACTCGGTGCAGGGCGTGCTGGTGGAGAACGTCGAGCGCGCCGGCTGGGCGGGCCTGGCGGGATTGTTCCCGGGCGATCTCATCCAGCGCATCGACTCGATGCCCGTCACGGACATCGCGAGCTACCGCAAGGCGATGGAGGACGTGTCCGAGCGCCAGCCGGAACGCGTGACGATCGTGGTGCTGCGCGGCCTGCGGACGCAGTTCATGTTCGCCGAGCCCGAGTGGAAGCCGGTCATCCAGACCGAGACCGGCGCCGAGAAGGAGTAG
- a CDS encoding serine hydrolase — protein MRTLLATFVGIAAVVNPAQGQPVYDFSGVTALAEGALAGQNVNVPVPGFELLLMKDGQVVYRRAFGAWSLDEVAAADSSTKTLSGALVMSLTESSDRPFSLSSRVSEFIPQFTGLKQFITIRQCFSHTAGTGQNGAEGNPGVTLQEAALLIAAAPLSYVPGTAFSYGGTSMHAAGAAAELAGGQPWNTLFAQRITGPLGLTRTRFVLTTPDNPRIAGGCESTALEFATFMEMLRRGGLHAGPGGDVRVLQQASVDAMFTRQTPPDVPVLSSPYTGDGDYGVGVWLDERTPDGTLRGALAAGARGFSSWIDFDDGMVGAFATDRTQSSNIRTLVNLIRDAAAAAVRAGCDPDVNADGSADQDDVACLALAVAGESSCLGMGADPDFNRDGNVDQDDVDALAQVVAGSGCP, from the coding sequence ATGCGCACGCTCCTGGCGACGTTCGTGGGCATCGCGGCGGTGGTGAACCCGGCGCAGGGTCAGCCGGTGTACGACTTCTCGGGCGTGACGGCGTTGGCCGAGGGCGCGCTCGCCGGTCAGAACGTGAACGTGCCGGTGCCGGGGTTCGAGCTGCTGTTGATGAAGGACGGGCAGGTCGTGTACCGGCGCGCGTTCGGCGCGTGGTCGCTGGACGAGGTGGCCGCCGCGGACTCCTCGACCAAGACGCTGTCGGGCGCGCTCGTCATGTCGCTGACGGAATCGAGCGATCGTCCGTTCTCGCTGTCGTCGCGCGTCAGCGAGTTCATCCCGCAGTTCACGGGGCTCAAGCAGTTCATCACGATCCGCCAGTGCTTCAGCCACACGGCGGGCACCGGGCAGAACGGCGCCGAGGGGAACCCGGGCGTCACGCTGCAGGAGGCGGCGTTGCTCATCGCCGCGGCGCCGCTGTCGTACGTGCCGGGCACGGCGTTCAGCTACGGCGGGACGTCGATGCACGCCGCGGGCGCTGCGGCGGAACTCGCCGGCGGGCAGCCGTGGAACACGCTGTTCGCGCAGCGCATCACCGGCCCGCTGGGCCTGACGCGCACGCGGTTCGTGCTGACGACGCCCGACAACCCGCGCATCGCGGGCGGGTGCGAGAGCACGGCGCTGGAGTTCGCGACGTTCATGGAGATGCTCCGCCGGGGCGGGCTGCACGCCGGGCCTGGCGGGGACGTCCGCGTGCTGCAACAGGCCTCGGTCGATGCGATGTTCACGCGCCAGACGCCCCCGGATGTCCCGGTCCTCAGCAGCCCCTACACCGGCGACGGGGACTACGGCGTGGGGGTCTGGCTCGACGAACGGACCCCCGACGGCACGCTGCGCGGGGCGCTCGCGGCCGGGGCGCGGGGGTTCTCCTCCTGGATCGACTTCGACGACGGCATGGTCGGCGCGTTCGCCACCGACCGGACCCAGTCGAGCAACATCCGCACGCTGGTGAACCTGATCCGCGACGCCGCGGCGGCCGCGGTGCGCGCCGGTTGCGATCCGGACGTCAACGCCGACGGCAGCGCGGACCAGGACGACGTCGCGTGTCTGGCGTTGGCGGTCGCGGGCGAGTCTTCGTGCCTGGGGATGGGCGCCGACCCGGACTTCAACCGGGACGGGAACGTCGACCAGGACGACGTGGATGCACTGGCGCAGGTCGTCGCCGGGTCCGGCTGTCCCTAG